The window TCGAAATATTGCCGGCCTCCCAGCAATCCTCTGATAACTGGTACCAGGGCACCGCGGATGCGGTCTATCAGAACATCGGGTTCATCCGTGAGACAAGGCCCAAGTATGTCATGATTCTATCCGGTGATCACATCTACAAGATGGACTATCGGCCCATGCTGCTGGCTCACGTGGAAAAGGGCTCAGACCTCACAGTCTCTTGCCTCGAAGTACCGATCGAAGAAGCGGCCGGCGAGTTCGGCGTGATGACCGTCGATGACAGCAACCGGATCATACAGTTTGATGAAAAACCAAAGCAGCCGAACCCCCTCCCCGGAAAGCCTGACAAGACCCTGGCCTCCATGGGCAACTACATCTTCAACACCGATTTCCTCCTGGAGATTCTTGAAAGAGACGGCAAGAGTCCTGATTCCGAACATGATTTTGGCAAAAACATTATTCCGAACATTCTCGAGGACCATAATGTCTACGCCTACCCGTTTCTTGATCCAGAAACCGACGCGTTGGCCTACTGGCGAGATGTGGGTTCGTTGGACGCCTTCTGGGAAGCTAACATGGAATTGATTTCGCCAGACCCGGAGCTCAATCTTTATGATCAGAACTGGCCGATCTGGACCTACCAGAGGCAACTGGCCCCGGCGAAATTTGTCTTTGATGATGACGGACGACGGGGCATGGCCGTTGATTCTGCGGTTTCGGGCGGCTGTATCATCTCCGGCTCCCACCTCAGAAGAACTCTGCTGTTTTCAGACGTCAGGATCCATTCTTACTCGAAAATCGAGGAAACCATCGTCTTGCCGGGGAGCACCATCAATCGGCATTGCAAAATCAAGCGCGCGGTCATCGATAGCGCCTGCATTGTTCCGGAGGGTTCCGTGATCGGCTATGATGCCGAGCTGGACAGAGCCAATGGTTTCCGTGTTTCAGCAAAAGGAGTGGTTCTGGTAACCCGTGAGATGTTGGGACAGTAAAACGGGGGCAGCTTTTATCTTTGAGCTGAGGCAAGAGTCACGAACTGGCCCCAGGCAAAAGAGCTTTGTTGCAGCCGTTCTTTGTACCCATAGCTTCCCCTTTGTCATACATGAGAATCGATATTTTGTTCCCAACTCAGAGTCCATCTCGGTTCAGACCTTCCCCACCGGCGCCAGGTAGAGCGTAAATTCGTGCTCTCCGTCAACCTGTAAAAGCGCATCCATCTTCTCCTGATGATAAGCTGCAATAGCACAGGTCCCGGCTTGGATCGCCTCGCAGGCCAGGTAGAGGTTCTGGCAGACGTGACCGGCATCTATGGCGATCACACGGTGCGCTGCGAGGTCATAGCGCCATTCCATGCGATACGGAAGCACGGTCCAGGCAAAGATCACCGGAGCTGTGGCGATGAATTCCTGGCCGAGGGTCGCCTCTGTGAGTAGGATTTTCTGATTCTCCAGAGCATGTTCAAAAACCAGTGCGTGCTCAACCGGCAGATAACGGTAGACACCGCGTTCAAGGGTTGCGACGTTGTTCACCACAAGGTAGCTTTCAAAAGCATGCCGGCAACCGGCCGAAGGCACGTTTCGCAAGGCGCTGCCGTGGGCCAAGACTTCACTGATGCCCTGAGAGGCCCAAAGCAGAAAAGAGAGTTCAGCCAGCGATAAAGGCAGTGGTTGATAGTGGCGATGACTGCGACGCCGCCCAATCGCATCGACCAGATCAGTACCGGCAAAGGCGTTGAATGATTGCGGGTCGGTCAGCAGGATCAATTCCTGCCCTTCTAAAGGCGGTTTCTGGATGGCTGGCGGCGCAATGCCACGGTTCTGATCCGTTTGCCGGAAATCGATCTGCAGACGCAAAGTATCCTTTAAAAAAGCCCGGTGGGCGGCGAACTTGTTTTGATCCATAGGATGTTAACCTCTGTTGGCATGAGTGTATTGATAGTCTACCAGAAGTCAGCAGGTGGAGTGTTTTTTGAGACATCAATCAAAAGCAACAGACCCTTTATGTGTCACCCTTTCCCTTGAGCGCATCTTGCCCCGGGCGTAAGAGCCGTGCGACAATCAAAAAATGATAGCAGATGCCCCCAAACAACAGGCCAAGCTCTCCCTGGCCGCGCTGAATTTCGACAACGCCTTCGTCCGTGAGCTACCCGCCGACCCGGACCGCAGCAATCGCGTGCGCCAGGTCTACGGTGCCTGTTACTCGCGCGTTCAGCCGACGCCGGTGGCTGCACCGCAGCTGGTCGCCTACGCCGCAGAGGTTGCCGAATTGCTAGATTTGCAGCCAGCGAGCTGTACAGGAGAAGAATTCGCCCAGACCTTTGTAGGCAACCGCCTGCAACCTGGCATGGATCCCTACGCCTGCTGCTACGGTGGTCATCAGTTCGGCAACTGGGCCGGTCAGTTGGGTGATGGTCGGGCCATCAACCTGGGGGAGATCATCAACCAGCGCGGTCAACGCTGGGCGCTGCAACTCAAAGGTGCGGGGCTCACGCCCTACTCACGGCGCGGTGACGGCCTGGCGGTGCTGCGCTCCTCGGTGCGCGAATTCCTCTGCAGCGAAGCGATGTACCATCTCGGCGTGCCAACCACCCGTGCCTTGAGTGTGCTGCTCACCGGCGAGCAGGTCACCCGTGACATGTTCTACGACGGCCATCCCAAACAGGAACCGGGCGCCGTGGTCTGCCGGGTCGCGCCCTCCTTCACCCGTTTCGGCAGCTTTCAGATTTTCAGCTCACGCAACGAAATTGAGCCATTGCGCCAGCTGCTCGACTATACCATCCGCACCGACTTCCCCCACCTGGGCGAGCCCTCGGTGGCCGTTTACCTGCAGTGGTTCGAAGAGCTCTGCCGTAGTACCGCGGCGATGATCGTGCACTGGATGCGCGTCGGCTTTGTTCACGGCGTGATGAACACCGACAACATGTCGATCCTCGGCCTGACCATCGACTATGGCCCCTACGGCTGGATCGATGATTACAATCCAGACTGGACACCCAACACGACAGACGCCGCCGGTGGTCGCTACCGTTTCGGCAACCAGCCCCACATTGCCCTCTGGAACCTCGCCCAGCTGGCCAACGCCATCTATCCGCTGATCGAGCAGGCAGAGCCGCTGGAGGCGGCGCTGCAGATTTATGGAGAAAGTTACAAGCAGGCCTGGCAGGCGATGATGGCACAAAAACTTGGCCTGAAGAGTTTCGAGACGAAGACCGATCTGCCTTTGATCACCGAGATGGAAAGAGTGCTGCAGCTGGTGGAAACCGACATGACGATTTTCTTCCGCAAGTTGGCTGACCTGGCCCCGACAGAAGACCAGGATGAAGCCAGTTTACTCGCCCCGCTGCGCGAGGCTTATTACCAGCCGGAGGCCTTAACCGGGCAGAACCAACAGCAAATCGCTGCCTGGCTGCGCAGCTACCTGCAGCGGGTCGCAAAAGACGGATCCGACAGCGATAAGCGCCGGCAGCGCATGCAGGCGGTCAACCCCAAGTACGTAATGCGCAACTACCTGGCGCAAATGGCGATCGACAAGGCCGAGACGGGAGATCACAGCCTGGTCAATGAGCTGCTGCAGGTGATGCGGCAGCCCTATGCGGAGCAACCGGAATACGAGGAGTTTGCCGGCAAGCGGCCAGAATGGGCGCGCCACCGGGCGGGTTGTTCGATGCTTTCCTGCAGTTCTTAGTCAAGCGTGCCAAAATGCTCACAACAGCCGCTTGACTCAAAAGGGACACAACAGCGCGTGTCCCCGGCCCCTAGCTAGATATCCAGCTCAGGTTGCCTGTCCAATGGATGAGGGTT of the Deltaproteobacteria bacterium IMCC39524 genome contains:
- the glgC gene encoding glucose-1-phosphate adenylyltransferase, yielding MPDNPNTRVVYRFLGHLTRDTLALVLAGGRGTRLHELTDLRAKPAVHFGGKYRIIDFPLSNCVNSGIRKIGVLTQYKSHSLIRHLVRGWSHFKMELGEYIEILPASQQSSDNWYQGTADAVYQNIGFIRETRPKYVMILSGDHIYKMDYRPMLLAHVEKGSDLTVSCLEVPIEEAAGEFGVMTVDDSNRIIQFDEKPKQPNPLPGKPDKTLASMGNYIFNTDFLLEILERDGKSPDSEHDFGKNIIPNILEDHNVYAYPFLDPETDALAYWRDVGSLDAFWEANMELISPDPELNLYDQNWPIWTYQRQLAPAKFVFDDDGRRGMAVDSAVSGGCIISGSHLRRTLLFSDVRIHSYSKIEETIVLPGSTINRHCKIKRAVIDSACIVPEGSVIGYDAELDRANGFRVSAKGVVLVTREMLGQ
- a CDS encoding SagB/ThcOx family dehydrogenase, which encodes MDQNKFAAHRAFLKDTLRLQIDFRQTDQNRGIAPPAIQKPPLEGQELILLTDPQSFNAFAGTDLVDAIGRRRSHRHYQPLPLSLAELSFLLWASQGISEVLAHGSALRNVPSAGCRHAFESYLVVNNVATLERGVYRYLPVEHALVFEHALENQKILLTEATLGQEFIATAPVIFAWTVLPYRMEWRYDLAAHRVIAIDAGHVCQNLYLACEAIQAGTCAIAAYHQEKMDALLQVDGEHEFTLYLAPVGKV
- a CDS encoding YdiU family protein, with product MIADAPKQQAKLSLAALNFDNAFVRELPADPDRSNRVRQVYGACYSRVQPTPVAAPQLVAYAAEVAELLDLQPASCTGEEFAQTFVGNRLQPGMDPYACCYGGHQFGNWAGQLGDGRAINLGEIINQRGQRWALQLKGAGLTPYSRRGDGLAVLRSSVREFLCSEAMYHLGVPTTRALSVLLTGEQVTRDMFYDGHPKQEPGAVVCRVAPSFTRFGSFQIFSSRNEIEPLRQLLDYTIRTDFPHLGEPSVAVYLQWFEELCRSTAAMIVHWMRVGFVHGVMNTDNMSILGLTIDYGPYGWIDDYNPDWTPNTTDAAGGRYRFGNQPHIALWNLAQLANAIYPLIEQAEPLEAALQIYGESYKQAWQAMMAQKLGLKSFETKTDLPLITEMERVLQLVETDMTIFFRKLADLAPTEDQDEASLLAPLREAYYQPEALTGQNQQQIAAWLRSYLQRVAKDGSDSDKRRQRMQAVNPKYVMRNYLAQMAIDKAETGDHSLVNELLQVMRQPYAEQPEYEEFAGKRPEWARHRAGCSMLSCSS